A single genomic interval of Zobellia nedashkovskayae harbors:
- a CDS encoding SusC/RagA family TonB-linked outer membrane protein — MKECLFKQLTKHKHWLLFGLMLTCASIGFAQDSNVSGTITDELNQPMFGANVLVKGTTNGVVTDFDGNFSLAANTGDILVISYTGYTTQEIAAEAGTTINVQLQPDSQLLDEVVVIGYGSRKKADVTGAVSTVKTAYIEQQASSDATRALQGSAAGVTVNASARPGQNAQVRIRGLGTINGNGPLYVVDGVFGASPPPTSQIESMQVLKDASSTAIYGSRGANGVILITTTTGRKAQPAKIDINLRSGMGTSTSRYDLVTDPNLIGQQIWLEQTNDGIAPNHAHFSFDPNNIQATQVNDYLFPNGASNGDASTNPALYDQVNYPITKTNQEGTDWMEELYQPALIQDFVLSVSGGSEKTTYALSANYFKEEGILRDNSYNRYAIRANIDSQVKDWLKIGERLGVTLSESKGNTVGFNSIIETSPLIPVRDIAGNFAGGVVGGGLNDGPNPVGNNFRQRKDKRTTLNVTGNVFVEVKPANNLTFKSLLGYNMNWYSNHDPRFADLENTNGTAGHTLTETRGDNLTWNFTNTLNYTKTFNDVHKLDVLLGTESTRYRFDQISAGRESFISTDDDFFILSSGSENQTNDAEAAAWALNSYFGRLYYSYDDKYMIEATVRRDGSSRFGANNRWGNFPAISGGWVVSRENFLADSSWLNYLKLRAGWGQSGNDQIGNYNGFSTFSSDLGGSFYGLGGADGIIKQGFQSSAIGNPDAKWETTTSTNFAIDATLFNRVNLTVDVWNKDTEDMLFPIAIPAVEGFATAPSVNIGTMANKGVDIELGYRGGGTDEGDFKYNVGVIFSTYKNEVESLSETDGEFIVGRNQRAQTYSRVETGTAFPEFYGYVVEGIFQTQGEADAHPENGTYNQPGNLKIKDVDGSGDITPDDRTYIGNPNPDFTAGLNLSMEYKGFDFSASFYTSQGNDAINYYNRFTRYGLFQGPKSPDRLYKSWGSPYLDNNADAVLPKASSQTSFEQNTHSDLIEDASYIRLQNAQIGFNVPSTILDKMNLASMRIYVMGTNLFTISDYSGLDPEIALYDDPDSGFSSDIDRGLDLGTWPSPRQIIFGLNISL; from the coding sequence ATGAAAGAATGTTTATTTAAACAACTCACAAAACACAAACATTGGTTATTGTTTGGGCTTATGTTGACTTGTGCTTCTATTGGATTTGCACAAGACTCTAATGTAAGTGGTACAATAACCGATGAACTTAATCAACCCATGTTTGGGGCAAACGTTCTCGTTAAGGGAACAACAAATGGGGTAGTCACAGATTTTGACGGAAACTTTTCCCTAGCCGCAAATACAGGTGATATCCTAGTTATTTCTTATACTGGTTATACCACACAAGAAATAGCTGCAGAAGCAGGAACTACAATTAACGTACAATTACAGCCAGATTCTCAACTTCTGGACGAAGTTGTAGTTATTGGTTATGGCTCTAGAAAAAAAGCAGACGTTACTGGTGCTGTTAGTACCGTAAAAACGGCTTACATAGAGCAACAAGCTTCATCCGATGCAACAAGAGCACTTCAAGGTAGTGCAGCAGGTGTTACGGTAAATGCCTCTGCAAGACCAGGGCAAAATGCTCAAGTACGTATTCGTGGTTTGGGTACTATTAATGGAAACGGACCTTTATATGTCGTTGATGGAGTTTTTGGTGCATCGCCACCACCAACAAGCCAAATTGAATCTATGCAGGTGTTAAAAGATGCTTCTTCTACTGCTATTTACGGTTCAAGAGGTGCAAATGGCGTAATCTTAATAACCACCACAACGGGTAGAAAAGCGCAACCCGCCAAGATTGATATTAACTTAAGGAGTGGTATGGGAACGTCTACCTCTAGATATGACTTAGTTACCGATCCTAATTTAATCGGACAACAAATTTGGTTGGAACAAACCAATGATGGTATTGCGCCAAATCATGCTCATTTTAGTTTTGATCCAAATAATATTCAGGCAACCCAAGTAAATGATTATTTGTTTCCAAATGGGGCATCAAATGGTGACGCATCAACAAATCCGGCATTATACGACCAAGTAAATTACCCGATTACTAAAACCAACCAAGAAGGAACGGATTGGATGGAAGAGTTATATCAACCAGCGCTAATACAAGATTTTGTATTATCTGTTTCAGGAGGTTCAGAAAAAACAACGTATGCCTTAAGTGCTAACTATTTTAAAGAAGAAGGGATATTACGAGACAATTCCTATAATAGATATGCCATACGTGCCAATATAGATTCTCAAGTAAAAGATTGGTTGAAAATCGGTGAACGTTTAGGAGTTACTTTAAGCGAATCTAAAGGAAACACAGTTGGTTTTAATAGTATTATTGAGACTAGTCCGTTAATTCCTGTTAGGGATATTGCGGGTAATTTTGCTGGAGGTGTAGTAGGTGGTGGCTTAAATGACGGCCCTAATCCTGTAGGTAATAATTTTAGACAACGTAAGGATAAGAGAACTACTTTAAATGTAACTGGTAATGTTTTTGTAGAGGTTAAGCCAGCCAACAACCTAACGTTCAAGTCTCTTTTAGGATATAATATGAATTGGTATTCAAATCATGATCCTAGGTTTGCGGATTTAGAGAATACCAATGGTACAGCAGGACATACATTAACAGAGACTAGAGGAGATAATTTAACATGGAACTTTACCAATACTTTAAATTACACAAAGACCTTTAATGATGTACATAAACTAGATGTTTTACTAGGAACTGAATCAACTAGATATAGGTTTGATCAAATCTCTGCAGGAAGGGAAAGCTTTATTTCTACTGATGATGATTTTTTTATTCTTAGCTCAGGATCAGAAAATCAAACTAACGATGCAGAAGCTGCTGCTTGGGCTTTAAACTCCTATTTTGGTCGTCTGTATTATTCGTATGATGATAAGTACATGATAGAAGCCACGGTTAGACGTGACGGTTCTTCTAGGTTTGGTGCTAATAACAGATGGGGTAATTTCCCAGCTATATCTGGTGGATGGGTTGTTTCTAGAGAGAATTTCTTGGCCGATAGCAGCTGGTTAAATTACTTAAAACTACGTGCTGGTTGGGGACAATCCGGTAATGACCAAATAGGGAACTATAATGGTTTCAGCACCTTTAGTTCTGACTTAGGTGGCTCGTTTTACGGTTTAGGTGGTGCTGATGGTATAATCAAACAAGGATTCCAATCTTCAGCTATTGGAAACCCTGATGCTAAATGGGAGACGACTACTTCTACTAACTTTGCTATTGATGCAACATTATTCAATCGTGTGAACCTTACGGTAGATGTTTGGAACAAGGATACGGAAGATATGTTATTCCCTATTGCTATACCAGCAGTAGAAGGATTTGCAACGGCACCAAGTGTAAATATCGGTACCATGGCAAACAAAGGCGTTGATATAGAGCTAGGTTATAGAGGTGGTGGAACTGATGAAGGAGATTTTAAATATAACGTAGGTGTTATTTTCTCAACTTATAAAAATGAGGTTGAGTCTTTGTCTGAAACAGATGGTGAATTTATTGTCGGTAGAAACCAAAGAGCTCAGACCTATTCTAGAGTAGAAACGGGTACTGCGTTCCCTGAATTTTATGGATATGTTGTAGAGGGAATTTTTCAAACTCAAGGAGAGGCAGATGCACACCCGGAAAATGGTACTTATAATCAACCAGGAAACCTAAAAATAAAGGATGTAGATGGTAGTGGAGATATTACTCCAGATGATCGAACGTATATTGGTAATCCAAATCCTGATTTTACAGCAGGGTTGAACCTAAGTATGGAGTACAAAGGGTTTGATTTTTCTGCTAGTTTCTATACTAGTCAGGGTAATGATGCTATAAACTATTACAATAGATTTACCAGATACGGACTTTTTCAAGGTCCTAAAAGTCCAGATAGATTATACAAGTCCTGGGGAAGCCCATATTTAGACAACAATGCAGATGCTGTACTTCCAAAAGCATCTTCTCAGACAAGTTTTGAGCAGAATACCCATTCGGATTTAATTGAGGATGCCTCATACATTCGCTTACAAAATGCGCAAATAGGCTTTAACGTACCGAGCACAATTTTGGATAAAATGAATTTGGCCTCTATGAGAATCTACGTAATGGGTACAAACCTGTTTACAATATCGGATTACTCTGGGCTAGATCCCGAAATCGCTTTGTATGATGATCCTGATTCAGGTTTTTCAAGTGATATCGATAGAGGTTTGGATTTGGGTACTTGGCCATCGCCAAGACAGATCATATTTGGTCTTAACATCTCATTATAA